One genomic segment of Sphingobacteriales bacterium includes these proteins:
- a CDS encoding SCO family protein gives MQAKGNQKAISKLIGLFIAVGIPVICALMIYKFDVLNVLGKDNLPKLKRYVALQEGQDTTYAIRIKDTLWHTIPPFNFIAHTNKPFTRESIRNKIVVADFFFANCPGPCPKMAHQFKRIQTEYLNDPDILLVSHTVDPDRDTIEALNNYANRFEADSSKWLFVTGEKKALYDFYRYGYFVTATPGDGGEHDFIHTEKFVLVDKQGVIRGFYNGTDEAEVNRLMYDIKVLKLEYGLPNPRQKMGPPPPPQNKS, from the coding sequence ATGCAAGCAAAAGGCAACCAAAAGGCAATATCAAAACTTATAGGGCTGTTTATTGCCGTAGGCATACCCGTAATTTGTGCCTTAATGATATACAAATTTGATGTGCTGAATGTATTAGGTAAAGATAATTTGCCCAAACTTAAACGATATGTAGCACTGCAAGAAGGGCAAGACACTACCTACGCCATCCGGATAAAGGATACACTTTGGCATACTATCCCACCTTTCAATTTTATTGCCCACACGAATAAACCATTCACGCGCGAATCCATCCGGAATAAAATTGTTGTAGCCGATTTTTTCTTTGCCAACTGCCCTGGACCCTGCCCCAAAATGGCACATCAGTTTAAGCGAATACAAACCGAATACCTAAACGACCCCGATATACTGCTTGTTTCGCATACCGTTGACCCCGACCGCGATACCATTGAAGCACTTAATAACTACGCCAACCGCTTTGAAGCCGACAGCTCGAAATGGCTATTTGTTACCGGAGAAAAAAAGGCCCTGTACGACTTTTACAGATATGGCTATTTTGTAACCGCTACGCCCGGAGACGGCGGCGAACACGACTTTATTCATACCGAAAAATTTGTACTCGTTGACAAACAAGGTGTAATCAGAGGCTTCTACAACGGCACCGACGAAGCCGAAGTAAACCGCCTTATGTACGATATTAAAGTTTTAAAATTAGAATATGGCTTGCCAAACCCACGACAGAAAATGGGGCCACCACCGCCACCACAAAATAAAAGCTAA
- a CDS encoding ABC transporter permease: MNLALHIARRYLISKKSTNAINIISMVSALGMMVGTAALVLVLSVFNGFEDIVTSLYNTFNPDIRVVPRQGKVFIPDETQLTAIRNLPGVKAVATILEENSLVQYRNKEFIFRLKGVDNDFAAVTALDTALVEGEFLLNQDSVNYAVLGLGVRDLLGVNIDNPFSRLNVFMPRRNANAQTPPEQAFVDAALEPAGVFAIQQEFDSKYIIVPIMFMRQLLNYPREVSALEIALTQPQQTAQAQQAITQILGPDFEVRNRYQQDALLYKVMRTEKWVVYLILTFILLVAAFNIVGSLSMLVLEKSRDIAILKSLGASKGFVRRIFFFEGLLLSLLGAFTGMVIAVLLCLAQQKYGLLQLGGDSFLIQAYPVSMRFNDFVLVFATVVIISVFASLLPANRAAQQGQLLKEA; encoded by the coding sequence GTGAATTTAGCCTTACATATTGCCCGCCGATATTTAATATCTAAAAAAAGCACCAATGCTATTAATATTATTAGTATGGTATCGGCTTTGGGTATGATGGTTGGAACAGCCGCTTTAGTTTTAGTTTTATCGGTATTTAATGGTTTTGAAGATATAGTAACCTCGTTATACAATACCTTTAATCCGGATATTAGAGTAGTGCCGAGGCAAGGCAAAGTATTCATTCCGGATGAAACCCAATTAACGGCCATACGAAATCTGCCCGGCGTAAAAGCAGTAGCTACTATTTTAGAAGAAAACAGCTTGGTGCAGTATCGCAATAAAGAGTTTATTTTTAGGCTTAAAGGGGTTGATAATGATTTTGCCGCTGTTACCGCCTTAGATACCGCTTTGGTAGAAGGCGAATTTTTACTTAACCAAGATAGCGTAAATTATGCTGTATTAGGCTTAGGGGTGCGCGATTTGCTGGGTGTAAATATTGATAACCCCTTTAGCCGGCTCAATGTATTTATGCCGCGCCGCAATGCCAACGCACAAACCCCACCCGAACAGGCCTTTGTTGATGCAGCCCTTGAACCGGCAGGCGTTTTTGCCATTCAGCAAGAGTTTGACAGCAAATATATTATTGTGCCTATAATGTTTATGCGCCAACTGCTCAATTACCCCCGCGAAGTTTCGGCGCTTGAAATTGCCCTAACCCAGCCCCAGCAAACGGCACAAGCGCAACAAGCCATAACACAAATTTTAGGACCTGATTTTGAGGTGCGAAACCGCTACCAACAAGATGCCCTGCTTTACAAAGTAATGCGCACCGAAAAATGGGTAGTTTATTTAATATTAACGTTTATTTTATTAGTCGCCGCCTTTAATATTGTGGGCTCGCTAAGTATGTTGGTACTCGAAAAAAGCCGCGATATAGCTATTTTAAAATCGTTGGGTGCGAGTAAGGGGTTTGTGCGGCGTATTTTCTTTTTCGAGGGGTTGTTATTGTCGCTGTTGGGGGCGTTTACGGGCATGGTAATTGCGGTTTTGCTTTGTTTGGCGCAACAAAAATATGGCCTTTTGCAACTTGGGGGCGATTCGTTTTTAATTCAAGCCTATCCGGTAAGTATGCGCTTTAATGATTTTGTGTTGGTATTTGCAACCGTAGTGATAATATCGGTATTTGCCTCGCTGTTGCCGGCAAACCGCGCCGCCCAGCAAGGGCAGTTGCTAAAAGAAGCTTAG
- a CDS encoding T9SS type A sorting domain-containing protein — protein sequence MSELTLKYNTKQLNLSALASGMYYVYLLSEHKTISVEKIIIQ from the coding sequence ATCTCCGAACTCACGTTAAAATATAACACCAAACAGTTAAATTTATCGGCGTTAGCATCCGGAATGTATTATGTTTACCTTCTAAGTGAGCATAAGACAATTTCCGTAGAAAAAATTATTATTCAATAA
- the mscL gene encoding large-conductance mechanosensitive channel protein MscL codes for MGMISEFKEFALKGNLVDIAVGMVMGAAFGKITTAFVDGMVMPLVGQLIGGVDFSSLKWILTPGVAELKDATGKVVTPAIAEVAVSYGAFIVTLIDFLVVAMVMFMVIKAINKAKNAPPPAPAAPPEPTATEKLLTEIRDSLKR; via the coding sequence ATGGGAATGATTTCCGAATTTAAAGAATTTGCCCTCAAAGGCAATTTAGTTGACATTGCCGTTGGTATGGTAATGGGTGCTGCCTTTGGCAAAATTACCACCGCTTTTGTTGATGGTATGGTTATGCCTTTAGTTGGTCAGCTAATTGGCGGCGTTGATTTTAGCTCGCTAAAGTGGATATTAACGCCCGGCGTTGCCGAACTTAAAGATGCCACCGGAAAAGTTGTAACGCCTGCCATTGCCGAAGTTGCCGTTAGTTATGGCGCATTTATTGTAACCCTTATTGACTTTTTAGTTGTTGCTATGGTTATGTTTATGGTAATTAAAGCTATAAATAAAGCCAAAAACGCGCCGCCACCCGCACCTGCAGCCCCGCCTGAGCCAACTGCTACCGAAAAATTATTAACCGAAATTAGAGACTCTCTAAAAAGGTAA
- the rpmI gene encoding 50S ribosomal protein L35, with protein sequence MPKMKTNSSAKKRFRVTASGKVKRNHAYKSHLLTRKETKRKKRLMKASLVAPSDIKRVKAMLHI encoded by the coding sequence ATGCCAAAAATGAAAACCAACTCTTCGGCCAAGAAGAGGTTTCGCGTAACGGCTTCGGGTAAGGTAAAACGCAACCACGCTTACAAAAGCCACCTACTAACCCGCAAAGAAACAAAGCGCAAAAAGCGTTTAATGAAAGCGTCTTTAGTAGCACCCAGCGATATTAAGCGCGTAAAAGCAATGTTACATATATAA
- the rplT gene encoding 50S ribosomal protein L20, whose protein sequence is MPRSVNSVASRARRKKVMKLAKGYFGRRKNVWTVAKNAIEKGLLYAYRDRRNKKRSFRSLWIVRINAAARAEGLKYSTLIHLLSQKGIALNRKVLADLAMHNPDAFKAVVNAVK, encoded by the coding sequence ATGCCACGTTCTGTAAACAGTGTAGCCTCGCGCGCGCGCCGCAAAAAAGTAATGAAATTGGCGAAGGGCTACTTTGGTCGCCGTAAAAATGTTTGGACGGTTGCCAAAAACGCAATTGAAAAAGGGTTGTTGTACGCCTACCGCGACCGCCGCAATAAAAAACGCAGTTTCCGCAGCCTTTGGATTGTGCGTATTAATGCCGCTGCCCGCGCCGAGGGGCTTAAATACTCGACCCTTATACACCTGCTTTCGCAAAAAGGTATAGCCCTAAACCGCAAAGTGCTTGCCGATTTGGCCATGCACAACCCCGATGCTTTTAAAGCAGTTGTTAATGCAGTAAAATAA
- a CDS encoding MotA/TolQ/ExbB proton channel family protein, translating into MNNQQIKHIIKAIIVSSIIMAIVVAGYYFAPAHGIKRVCEMFGGNLPFGLIQYISYITFFWAWFEISERLSLVNYEEQALTMQLLPEQEHWVITPDDVNDLKIRMIEMEKTNKYQVISVIKRACTKFRANNSVPEVMETVENQVKTIASEAETHQSNVRFLAWLIPSIGFIGTVIGIGQSLGMAEKASDPEVMGEITNAMEVAFDTTLVALVLSIPIMWYYHRLQETEERFYLKLKDYVMENLVNRIHLR; encoded by the coding sequence ATGAACAACCAACAAATTAAACACATTATTAAAGCCATTATTGTTTCGAGCATTATAATGGCAATAGTAGTTGCCGGCTACTATTTTGCCCCCGCACATGGTATTAAGCGCGTTTGCGAAATGTTTGGCGGCAATTTGCCTTTTGGCCTCATTCAATACATATCGTATATTACGTTTTTTTGGGCATGGTTCGAAATTTCAGAACGCCTTAGTTTGGTAAACTACGAAGAACAAGCCCTTACTATGCAACTGCTGCCCGAACAAGAACACTGGGTAATTACCCCCGATGACGTAAACGATCTTAAAATCCGGATGATTGAAATGGAAAAAACCAATAAATATCAGGTCATTTCGGTAATAAAACGCGCCTGTACAAAATTTAGAGCGAACAACTCGGTTCCCGAAGTAATGGAAACAGTCGAAAACCAAGTAAAAACCATAGCCTCAGAGGCCGAAACCCACCAATCGAATGTGCGGTTTTTAGCATGGCTTATTCCGTCAATAGGGTTTATAGGCACGGTAATAGGCATTGGGCAATCGTTGGGTATGGCCGAAAAAGCCAGCGACCCCGAAGTAATGGGCGAAATTACTAACGCCATGGAAGTAGCCTTCGACACCACCTTAGTAGCATTAGTATTAAGTATTCCTATAATGTGGTATTACCACCGATTGCAAGAAACCGAAGAACGTTTTTACCTTAAATTAAAAGATTATGTAATGGAAAATTTGGTGAACCGAATCCATTTGCGTTAA
- a CDS encoding VWA domain-containing protein yields the protein MARKEIHIDYHWFLILFSKALGAMIILFIIVPKLTGDVKSKLEKIEELDQLKIEVQQIDSLLTIIKSSVPEDVYKPLAEKTQRLQSNVQSLDAQVKSLQSSLAKVENQRVILQERSAKMSAEIQALEEKVRNNDKDKEAIIAQKNSLENQVEVLKKQMVDCDEMRKTLESKGSLEKELVKLQQETATQLQKIKDLEDQLAQSKSQSTNADASVKKKDDLIKDLQKQLAECQPIPKAGFELKDKSVVFVLDISGSMDDEPEPEKFNELRAGIKMMIANFDDTYKVDVVIYSKNIDEEYGYKYGKLVPVTDNVKYEIYNYLAGLKPAGCTPTKEVMEFVLKAPAYALAGTIVLLSDGIPTNRVSRNDCADKNEQELNQLVNDLTTLNAGKRVINVIGVGKDFRDRGTSQLKVRFMKDLAKRNEGFYVGF from the coding sequence ATGGCTCGTAAAGAAATTCATATAGATTATCACTGGTTTTTGATTTTGTTTTCAAAGGCATTGGGGGCAATGATTATATTGTTTATTATTGTACCCAAACTCACCGGCGATGTGAAATCAAAACTAGAAAAGATAGAGGAATTAGACCAACTAAAAATAGAAGTTCAACAAATAGACAGTTTACTTACTATTATTAAATCGTCAGTTCCGGAAGACGTTTATAAACCCTTAGCCGAAAAAACACAAAGACTACAAAGCAACGTTCAATCGCTCGATGCTCAAGTAAAATCATTACAAAGCTCGTTGGCAAAAGTTGAAAACCAGCGCGTAATACTGCAAGAACGCTCGGCTAAAATGAGTGCCGAAATACAAGCATTGGAAGAAAAAGTGCGCAATAACGACAAAGATAAAGAAGCCATAATTGCGCAGAAAAATAGCCTCGAAAATCAAGTTGAAGTGCTAAAAAAACAAATGGTTGATTGTGACGAAATGCGCAAAACCCTTGAAAGCAAAGGCTCGTTAGAAAAAGAACTTGTAAAACTACAACAAGAAACAGCTACGCAGCTACAAAAAATTAAAGACCTTGAAGACCAATTGGCACAGTCAAAATCGCAAAGTACCAATGCCGATGCATCGGTAAAAAAGAAAGACGACCTAATTAAAGACTTGCAAAAACAATTAGCCGAATGTCAGCCCATTCCTAAAGCCGGATTTGAACTAAAAGATAAAAGTGTGGTGTTTGTTCTCGATATTTCGGGCAGTATGGACGATGAACCCGAACCCGAAAAATTTAACGAACTGCGGGCAGGTATAAAAATGATGATTGCCAATTTTGACGATACCTATAAAGTTGATGTGGTGATTTACTCGAAAAATATTGACGAAGAATATGGCTATAAATACGGCAAATTAGTACCCGTTACCGACAACGTAAAATACGAAATTTACAATTATTTGGCCGGCCTAAAACCGGCAGGTTGTACCCCAACAAAAGAAGTAATGGAGTTTGTATTAAAAGCACCCGCCTATGCTTTGGCAGGTACAATTGTATTGCTTTCTGATGGTATCCCTACAAATAGGGTCTCACGAAACGATTGTGCCGACAAAAACGAACAAGAGTTAAACCAATTAGTAAACGATTTAACTACACTAAATGCCGGAAAACGTGTAATTAACGTAATTGGGGTTGGCAAAGATTTTCGCGACCGCGGTACAAGCCAGCTTAAAGTACGCTTTATGAAAGACCTTGCTAAGCGCAACGAAGGCTTTTATGTTGGTTTTTAA
- a CDS encoding NAD(P)-dependent glycerol-3-phosphate dehydrogenase has protein sequence MTYGVIGGGSFGTAIANLIAHNGKVLLLVRKPEVVNNILNTGEHRGQKMHPNIQPILDAAQLCQNCQLLFPVIPSDEFKGMINSLAKWLRPDHVLIHGTKGLNIQHLNYSSSNDGKIQKLSREHIKTMSDLICQQSVVIRVGCLSGPNLAREIAAGQPTATVIASRFDEVIELGKTALKSERFKVYGSHDITGIELAGVLKNIMAIGSGMLSGLGFGENTRAMLITRGLGEMVKLGQALGAEAHAFMGLAGIGDLVATCSSSLSRNYTVGYQLSQGKTLPDIIAQLGEVAEGVKTIKLARGLIENYHIQAPITESLYNIIFNNMPISEGLRYLMEHQLDKDADFMLT, from the coding sequence ATGACATACGGTGTAATAGGAGGCGGTAGTTTTGGTACGGCCATTGCTAATTTAATTGCCCATAACGGCAAAGTATTGCTGTTAGTGCGCAAGCCCGAGGTAGTAAACAATATACTAAATACTGGCGAGCACCGCGGGCAAAAAATGCACCCTAATATTCAGCCAATTTTAGATGCCGCCCAGCTTTGCCAAAACTGCCAACTATTGTTTCCTGTTATACCTTCTGACGAGTTTAAAGGCATGATTAACTCGTTGGCAAAATGGCTGCGCCCCGACCATGTTTTAATACATGGCACAAAAGGATTAAATATACAACATCTTAATTACTCCTCATCAAACGATGGAAAAATTCAGAAATTGAGCCGCGAACATATTAAAACCATGAGCGATTTAATTTGCCAGCAAAGTGTAGTAATTAGGGTTGGTTGTTTGTCGGGGCCTAACCTTGCCCGCGAAATTGCAGCCGGACAGCCTACGGCCACCGTTATTGCAAGTCGTTTTGACGAGGTCATTGAATTAGGAAAAACTGCACTAAAAAGCGAACGCTTTAAGGTGTACGGTAGCCACGATATTACCGGCATTGAACTGGCGGGTGTGCTTAAAAATATTATGGCAATTGGCTCGGGTATGTTAAGCGGGCTTGGCTTTGGCGAAAACACGCGCGCCATGTTAATAACACGTGGCTTAGGCGAAATGGTTAAACTGGGGCAAGCCTTAGGCGCCGAAGCGCACGCTTTTATGGGTTTGGCAGGTATAGGCGATTTAGTGGCAACCTGTAGCAGTAGTTTAAGTCGTAATTATACGGTTGGCTACCAATTGTCGCAAGGCAAAACCTTGCCCGATATTATTGCCCAACTTGGCGAAGTGGCCGAAGGTGTAAAAACTATAAAATTGGCGCGAGGTCTTATTGAAAACTATCATATTCAAGCACCAATTACCGAATCTTTGTATAATATAATTTTTAACAATATGCCTATTTCAGAAGGGTTGCGTTATCTTATGGAACACCAGTTAGATAAAGATGCTGATTTTATGCTGACGTGA
- a CDS encoding branched-chain amino acid aminotransferase codes for MSTDVITAIKTTRTTKSRLAETDFNNIPFGKVMSDHMLMMDFDGEQWQTPEILPFGPIPMSPASSCLHYGQAIFEGMKAHRSTVNENDIFLFRPQDNAERLNKSAVRMGMPQIDVPYFIKLLAELVRLDHKWVPSSPDSSLYIRPFMISTDPFIGVRPSKTHRLFILTSPSGPYYNEPVRVKAAEKYVRAFPGGTGDVKAAGNYGATMYPSMLAKSEGYHQVLWMDAQEFKYVEEIGTMNVFFVIDDVVVTPKLTGTLLPGVTRDSVIQIFRDMGKTVEERLVSIDELIDANNKGLLQDAFGSGTAATIAPIAEIGYKDTHHTLLPVAKRIYSKLLTEKIEAAKRGALPQYHKWLVKV; via the coding sequence ATGAGTACCGATGTCATAACCGCCATCAAAACTACCCGAACTACTAAATCGAGGTTAGCAGAGACTGATTTTAATAATATTCCGTTTGGCAAAGTAATGTCAGACCATATGCTAATGATGGACTTTGATGGCGAACAGTGGCAAACCCCCGAAATACTACCGTTTGGGCCTATACCAATGAGCCCGGCCAGTTCGTGTTTACATTACGGACAGGCAATTTTTGAAGGCATGAAAGCGCACCGAAGCACGGTAAACGAAAATGACATTTTTTTGTTTAGACCACAAGACAACGCAGAACGTCTTAATAAATCGGCGGTGCGTATGGGTATGCCTCAAATTGACGTGCCGTATTTTATTAAATTACTCGCTGAATTGGTGCGCCTTGACCACAAATGGGTGCCAAGCTCGCCCGATTCATCGTTGTATATACGGCCTTTTATGATTTCGACTGACCCGTTTATTGGTGTACGACCTTCAAAAACACATCGTTTATTTATATTAACTTCGCCTTCGGGGCCTTATTATAACGAGCCGGTGCGCGTAAAAGCAGCCGAAAAATACGTCCGGGCCTTTCCGGGTGGAACGGGCGATGTTAAAGCCGCCGGAAACTACGGCGCAACCATGTACCCCTCTATGTTAGCAAAATCTGAAGGTTACCACCAAGTTTTATGGATGGATGCCCAAGAATTTAAATACGTTGAAGAAATTGGCACCATGAACGTATTTTTTGTAATTGACGATGTAGTAGTTACCCCCAAACTAACCGGAACTTTGCTTCCGGGCGTTACCCGCGACAGCGTAATTCAAATATTTAGAGATATGGGCAAAACAGTAGAAGAACGCCTTGTTAGCATTGACGAGTTAATAGATGCAAACAACAAAGGTCTATTACAAGATGCGTTTGGTTCGGGAACCGCCGCAACAATTGCCCCCATTGCTGAAATTGGTTATAAAGACACCCACCATACTTTATTGCCCGTGGCAAAACGCATCTACTCAAAATTATTGACAGAAAAAATAGAAGCCGCCAAACGCGGTGCCTTGCCCCAATATCATAAATGGTTGGTAAAGGTTTAA